A window of Verrucomicrobiia bacterium genomic DNA:
CGGCGGTGCTTCCGGTGAAGACGTAGGCGGACGGGGGGCGCGGACGGAGCCAGGCGAGGAGCTGCCGGGAACCTTCGAGGTAGGTGGCGCGGTAGGCGTCGGGATCGCCGGCGTCCGGGGCGCCGCAATGGACGACCCAGTCCCAGTCCGGGGTACGGGAGGCGAGGGAGGCGGCCTGGGTGAAGTCCGCGATCCAGGGTTCGATGCCGGCCTTGCGGAGGACGGAATCGGCGTCGGGGGAGCGGCGGAGGCCGGTGACATGATGGCCTTCGGTGGCGAGGCGGGCGCCGAGGGCGAGGCCGAGGTAACCGCAGCCAGCGAGGAGAATGCGCATGGAAGGAGGATGGCGCCTGAAAACGCCTGTTGCCAGCCGGGGCGCGGCCGGTAGCCTGCGCCTCCCGCGTGTCGGGAGCGACGCGCCGGTCCACCACGAATGAAAAGCTATCAGATTGCCGTGATCCCCGGGGACGGAACGGGGCCGGAAGTGACCCGTGAAGCGCTGAAGGTCCTCGACGCCGCGGCGCAGAAGTTCTCCCTGAAGTTCGACTACACGCACTACGACCTGGGGGGCGACCGCTACCTGCGGACGGGCGAGGCGTTGCCGGACAGCGTGCTGGTCGAGTTGCGGAAGTTCCCGGCGATCCTGCTGGGCGCCATCGGGCATCCGGACGTGAAGCCCGGGATCCTCGAGAAGGGGATCCTGCTGCGGACCCGCTTCGAACTGGAGCAGTACATCAACCTCCGTCCGGTGAAGCTCTACGACGAGCGGTTCTGTCCGCTGAAGGACAAGAAGCCCGAGCACATTGATTTCGTGGTGGTGCGCGAGAACAACGAGGGGCTGTATGCGGGCGCGGGCGGCAGTCTGTTCAAGGGTTCGCCGCACGAGGTGGCGGTGCAGGAGAGCATCAACACCCGGCGCGGCGTCGAGCGTTGCCTGCGGTACGCCTTCGAGTTCACCCGGCGCCGGAACCGGGCGCGCAAGCTGACGTTGTGCGGCAAGACCAACGTCCTGACCTACGCCTTCGACCTGTGGTTCCGGGCCTTCGAGGAGCTGGGCCAGCAGGAGTACCCGGACGTGAACCGCGATTACGCCCACGTGGACGCCACGACCATGTGGTTCGTGAAGAACCCCGAGTGGTTCGATGTGATCGTCACCGACAACATGTTCGGCGACATCATCACCGACCTCGGGGCCATGATCCAGGGCGGCATGGGGATCGCCGCCGGCGGCAACATCAACCCGACCGGCACGTCGATGTTCGAGCCGATCGGCGGCAGCGCCCCGAAGTACACCGGCAAGAACGTCATCAATCCGCTGGCCGCCATTGCCGCCGCCCAGATGCTCCTCGAGTTCCTGGGTGAAACGACGGCCGGCGAGGCCATCGAGAAGGCGATCATCGGGGTCGTGCGCGACAAGCTGAAGGACCTCGCCGCCGGCCGGATGGGGTATTCGACCAGCGAAGTCGGCGACCTGGTGGCGGCGGCCCTGTAAGGCGCGGGCGGCGCGCCTGGCGCGGAACGTCATGCCGGCCGCCCCGAAAAAAAAGCGACCCGCCTTACGGCGCCGCGGGCCGCGCCCTCCCCTCTCCTCGCGTCCGCCCCTGGATCGGATGATGCAGATCCACCGGGCGTTGCAGGCGGGGCATCACCCGAACGCCACGCGGCTGGCGGGGGAACTGGAAGTGTGCGTGAAGACCGTCCACCGGGACATCGACTTCATGCGGGACCGGCTGGGGTTGCCGGTCGAGTACGATGCGGTCCGCAACGGCTACCGGTACACGGAGGAGGTGGGATCGTTCCCGTCGCTGCAGATCAGCGAGGGCGAGCTGTTTGCATTGATGGTGGCCGAGAAGGCCCTGCAACAGTACCGGGGCACACCGTTCGAGGAGCGGCTGGTGAGCGCCCTGCGGAAACTGGAACGGGCCCTGCCCGACACGGTGTCCCTGAACCTGTCCGAGTGGGACCACGCGATCTCCTTCCGGACCAGTGCGGAACCGATCGTGGCCGCGGCGGTGATGGAGGGGCTGGCCGGGGCCATTCAGGAGCGGCGCCAGTTGCGGCTCCTTTACCGCAAGCCCGGGGCGCGGGAGGTGGAGCCGCGGGTGGTGGATCCGTACCAACTCGCGAACGTGAACGGGGACTGGTACCTGTTTGCGTACGATCACCTGCGGAAAGCGATCCGGACCTTCGTGCCTGCGCGTGTCCTCGAGGCGACGCCCACCGGGGCCACCTTCAAGCGACCGGACCGCTTCGTCCTCGAGCGGCAGTTGCGGGACAGTTTTGGGATCTTCTCCAGCGACGGACGGTTCGAGGTGAGGATCCGCTTCGATGAGACCGTGGCGGATTACATCCGGGAGAAGCGGTGGCATCCGTCGCAGCGGCTGACGGACCTGCCGGATGGCGGGCTGGAACTCCGGCTGAGTCTCGGAAGCCTGGTCGAGATCCAGCGCTGGGTGCTCGGTTGGGGCGGGCATGCGGTCGCCCTGGAACCGCCCGAACTGGTCGAGCAGGTCCGACAGGCGGCGGTGCGGATCCTGGAACGAGGTCAGGATCTGGCGGGATCGGGCGGCGAATCCCGCATGTAGGGTCGAGGTGATCGGCGAAAGCATGAGCCCAACCTTCCGATCCGGGGATCTGCTGATCGTGAACCGACTGGCCTACCGCGATGCCCCGCCCCGCCGGGGCGACGTGGTCGTGGCCTCGCACCGCGACGATACGCTGGTGAAAAGGGTGGTGGGCCTGCCGGGGGAGGAGGTCGAAGTCCGGCAGGGAACCCTGCTGATCGATGGGCGCCGCCTCGATCCGGACCACCCGATCCGGGAAGGCCTGCTGACCATCGGCCGGGGACGGCTCGCCGAGGGGCGGTTTGCCGTCCTGGGCGACAACTTTGCCCTGCCGGCGAACCAGTTGGTGCACGCGGTGGTGGCGGAGGACCGGATTCAGGGGCGGGTGGTGGGGACGGTGCGGTGGTGGCGGTTCGGATGGGAGACGGACGAGCCGTCGGCGATCGAGACGGATAGGGGCCGGCTGGCCGGACGGTTGGCGCCGGACATCGAGACGGGGACGGCAAATGGGGATTCCCGGGCGGCACCCGCCGGATAGACTCCGTCCACGGGCGTGCGACCCGGACGTTCCCCCGACCATGGCTGCCTCCCCTCAACGTCCGGCAACGACCGAGCGCCGGTTTCCGGCCGATTCGCACTGGCGCGACGTGGTGCTGGATGCACTGGAACGGGAGGACCCGGCAGAACGGACCGCCTTCCTCGACGAAGCGTTCCGGTCGTGTCCGGATCTCCGGGCGAGGGCGGAGTCGCTGATTCAGGCGCACACGGAACTGGGCGGATTTCTCGAACAGCCGGCGCTGGGGGCCGGGCGCCAGACGGATCGATCTTCTGGTCTGGAGGCAGGCGAGCGGATCGGGCGGTATGTGACGGTCGAACCGATCGGCGAGGGGGGGTGCGGGCGGGTGTACCTGGCCGAACAGGAGGAACCGGTCCGGCGCCGGGTGGCGCTCAAGGTGATCAAGCCGGGGATGGATTCGAGGCAGGTCATCGCCCGGTTCGAGGCGGAGCGGCAGGCCCTGGCGCTGATGGATCACCCGTGCATCGCCAGGGTTTTCGACGCCGGCACCACGGCGGGCGGGAGACCGTACTTCGTGATGGAATGGGTGCGCGGCGAGCGCATCACGGAGTACGCGGAGAGTCGCGGGCTTTCCACCGAGGCCCGCCTGCGGCTGTTTGTCCAGGTGTGTCAGGCGATCGAGCATGCCCATCAGAAGGGGGTGCTGCACCGGGACATCAAGCCCTCCAACATCCTGGTGATCGACCAGGACGGGGCGCCGCTGCCCAAGGTCATCGACTTCGGCATTGCCAAGGCGATGGAGACGGCGCCCGGGGAGGGGACGCTGCTCACCGAGATGCACGCCTTCCTGGGCACACCGGCGTACATGAGTCCCGAGCAGGCGTCGATGGGCCGGGACATCGACACCCGCAGCGATGTGTATGCGCTGGGGGTGCTGCTTTATGAATTGCTGGCAGGGAGCACGCCGTTCGAGGCGGAGATGCTGACCCGGGCAGGTCTGGACGAGTGCCGCCGCATTCTGCGCGAGGTGGAACCCGAACGGCCTTCCCGGCGGCTGTTGTCGCGCCCGGGAACCGCCGATCCCGAGGTGGCCCGGCGGCTGAGCCGGTTGCGCGGGGACCTCGACTGGATCGTGATGAAGTGCCTCGAGAAAGATCGCGCCCGGCGATACGCGACGGTAAGCGCACTGGTGGAGGATCTCGAACGGCACCTTTCCGCGGAGCCGGTGGTGGCCCGGCCGCCCAGCCCGTGGTACCGGCTGGGAAGGTTTACCCGGCGCCATCGGGGTGTGGTGACCGCCTCGATGGCGGTGCTGGTCACGCTGCTGGCGGGCGTCGCCTTCAGCTCCTGGCAGGCGGTGCGCGCCACCCGTGCGGAGCGTCGCGCCTTCGATGGACAACATGAGGAGGCACGGCTGCGGCGCGAGGCGGAGCGGGAACGCGCCCTGGCCCAACTCAATGAGTACGTCGCCGACATCAACCTGGCGCAGCAGTCGATCGCCGCGGGCAACTTCGGGCGCGCATCCCAGTTGGTCGAGAAACACGCGGTCCGGGCCGGTGCGACGGACTTGCGCGGCTTCGAGTGGCGCTACCTGAAGAACCTCGTGCAGGGTGATCCCCATGTCGCCCTGCCGCCCCATGACGGCAGTGTCCATGCGGTCGCCTTCTCCCCCGACGGCAACCGGCTGGCCGTCGGGCTGCGCGACGCGGTGCACGTGTGGGAGGTGTCATCCCGGACCCGGTTGCGGGTGCTTCCCGCCGGGGGAATCTCCCTCGCCTTCCTGCCCGATGGCCGGTTCCTGGCGACGGCGGGATTCGAGTCGGCCGGGCTGTGGGATCTGGACGACGGAACGGAGGTCGAGAGCTGGCACCACGAAGGGGCACCCATGGCGGTATCGGGGGATGGACGTTGGCTGGCGATTTCCATCCGGGACGGCGTATGGCTCCGCGACCTGACCCGCCAACGGGAGAACCGCCTTCTGGCCGGAGCTGCGGGACCGCTGGCCTTCTCCGGGGACAGTGCCCTGCTGGTCAGCGGAACGGAGGACGGATTGCGCCTGTGGCGGGTGGAGGACGGGAACGCGATGGGGCTCCTGGAGGATTCGGATATGGCATGGGCGGTGGGACGCCACTGGTTGCGCACCGCGTCGGTGCTGGCGGTCGCTCCAGACGGACGCTGGATTGTCGCGGCCCGGAATGTGCCGTCGGCCAAGGGACTGTTCGTGGTGGGCGCGTGGGAAGCCGGCACGGGGAGGGAATGGGGGGTTCTTCCGGCCGACCCTGACCGGGTGGAGCACACCGGGGTTGTTTCCGCTCTGACGTTCCACCCGACGCGACCGGTTGTCGCGACCGGGAGCTGGGATCATTCGATCCGGTTATGGGATATTGAGAACCGGCGGCTGCTGGCCACGCTGCAAGGTTCCAGGAACGAGGTCTGGGCGGTGGCGTTTTCTCCGGACGGCGCGATGGTCGCCAGCGGCGCCAAGGACGGCGAGGTGCGGCTGTGGCCGGTGGAGGAGCCCAGGGCGGATGCGTTTCTGGCCGGGTTCAAGGTGCCCCTGGGTTATACGGGGGACGGACGGAGGCTGGCGGTGCTGGATCCTGGCGAGGGCGCGATTGTCGAGATCGGTTTGGAGAGGTTCGAGGTGGGGGCGATACGGCGGGTTCCCGGCTTCGCGGAGCCTCTCCGACGTCCTTTTGCCTACGCGGCCGGGCCGGGCGTCCTCGCGGTGGGCGATGGACAGGGCGACGTCCAGATCTGGGAGCGGGATGGTATCGTCCCCCGTCGGGTTCGAATCTCCGACCGGCCGGTGGTGCATCTGGAACTCTCCCCCGATGGACGGTACCTGCTGGGTCGGGATTGGACCGGGCCGTGGACGGTTCAGGACCTGGTTGGGACCGGATGGCCGCATGTCGTGCAGATCGAGGGGCACCGGCTGCTGTTTGCCGGGGATGGGCGCACGTTGATCGCCCTCCCGGACTTCCGAAGCGTGGCGCGGTGGGATATGGCGACCGGCTCCCAGGTTGCAGGCTTCCCGGTGGAGCCGCCCGCGGGTCTGGCCGGGGCGCTATCGTTCGATGGGAACTGGCTGGCGGTCAGCGGCGGTCCCAACGATCCCCATCACGCCATTCGCCTGTGGGACACGCGCACGGGCGACGGGCGCGGGCAGCTACTGGGACACAAACAGGGCGTGCGGTCGCTCGCCTTTTCGACGGATGGGCGCACGCTCGCGTCCTCGAGCGACGACAGCACGACGAAGCTCTGGAATCTCGCGTCGCTTCAGGAGTTGCTGAGCGTCCGAAAAGTCGGACTGGTGCTTTCCGATCTGGCATTTTCGCCGGACGACCAATGGCTGACCGGTGCCGGCGGCTGGCCCATGGGCAATGGGGGCATCCACGTCTTTCGCGCGCCTCGAACGGGGATCGGCAGTTCCGCGGGACCCTGACCCACAACCGCGCAGTAGGGTCGCATTAGGGTCGGTGTGCCGGATTCGGAAGAAATCCTGGCGGGATTCGCCGGGTTTCTCCGCTTGAACGGGAGCCCGCTTCGGCGATGAACCTGAAGGGAACGTCGCTGCGGGGGGCCATTCGATTCGGAGCGGACTGAATCCTGAGAATCCTGGATTGGTTCGGCCGGAACCGATTCGCTTCCCAACCGGGTCCGGGAGGTGGACCGGCACGGTGACCATTCGCTACTTCCGGCGCGTGCCGGGCGGGCGCGGGCGTTCCGAGCGGATGAAGCGGGCCCGGGAGAGGAGGGCCTAGACTCGCTGTTTCCAACTGGGTACACCGGGCCGGGTGCGATCCATCCGGCCCGGAACTTTCAGGGCATTCAGGACTGGCGCCGCCGCCACTGGCGCACTCCCGCAACTCCAAGGCCAATCAGGGCGAAAGCGACCGCCGCCGTGGCGGGTTCGGGCACCTGGCCGGCAAGGATCGTGGCGTTGACATCGGTGTTGTAGGCCCAGCCGTGGATGGTGGCGGTGTTGGCATCGGGGGCGACGCTGTAGTCGATCCAGCCGAATTGATAATCGCCGGGCGTGCCGGTGTTGAGAGCGATGGGCAGGAAGCCGCGCGTGGCGAGAAACGGTCCTCCGGTGCTGGGGGGGGACTCCTCCCAAAAGCCCAGGGCTCCCGACGAGGCATACCCGGTCGTGTCCGGTCCAATCACCGTATTCTCGGCCACATTCGCAATCAGGATGAGATGGGGGATGGCGCCGGTGACTTCCACATTTTGGGAGGCGCCATCCGGCAGCTCATCCACAAAGAAATGGAAGTCGTTGCCGCCACCGTTCAGATCGATGGAGATGGTCGGGGCATCGAACCGGTCGATGTCGATATCCAGCGGCCCGCTGTACACAACCGCGGCCTGGGCCACAAAGGCCCCCGATCCAAGCAGGGCCGCCAGCAGGGCGATGGCTGACAAGCACCGGGGCGTCCGCGACGGGGACCGGACGGGGACACACGAATCCGAAACCGGGCACTGGGTGGAGTTCATCTGGCGT
This region includes:
- a CDS encoding serine/threonine protein kinase gives rise to the protein MAASPQRPATTERRFPADSHWRDVVLDALEREDPAERTAFLDEAFRSCPDLRARAESLIQAHTELGGFLEQPALGAGRQTDRSSGLEAGERIGRYVTVEPIGEGGCGRVYLAEQEEPVRRRVALKVIKPGMDSRQVIARFEAERQALALMDHPCIARVFDAGTTAGGRPYFVMEWVRGERITEYAESRGLSTEARLRLFVQVCQAIEHAHQKGVLHRDIKPSNILVIDQDGAPLPKVIDFGIAKAMETAPGEGTLLTEMHAFLGTPAYMSPEQASMGRDIDTRSDVYALGVLLYELLAGSTPFEAEMLTRAGLDECRRILREVEPERPSRRLLSRPGTADPEVARRLSRLRGDLDWIVMKCLEKDRARRYATVSALVEDLERHLSAEPVVARPPSPWYRLGRFTRRHRGVVTASMAVLVTLLAGVAFSSWQAVRATRAERRAFDGQHEEARLRREAERERALAQLNEYVADINLAQQSIAAGNFGRASQLVEKHAVRAGATDLRGFEWRYLKNLVQGDPHVALPPHDGSVHAVAFSPDGNRLAVGLRDAVHVWEVSSRTRLRVLPAGGISLAFLPDGRFLATAGFESAGLWDLDDGTEVESWHHEGAPMAVSGDGRWLAISIRDGVWLRDLTRQRENRLLAGAAGPLAFSGDSALLVSGTEDGLRLWRVEDGNAMGLLEDSDMAWAVGRHWLRTASVLAVAPDGRWIVAARNVPSAKGLFVVGAWEAGTGREWGVLPADPDRVEHTGVVSALTFHPTRPVVATGSWDHSIRLWDIENRRLLATLQGSRNEVWAVAFSPDGAMVASGAKDGEVRLWPVEEPRADAFLAGFKVPLGYTGDGRRLAVLDPGEGAIVEIGLERFEVGAIRRVPGFAEPLRRPFAYAAGPGVLAVGDGQGDVQIWERDGIVPRRVRISDRPVVHLELSPDGRYLLGRDWTGPWTVQDLVGTGWPHVVQIEGHRLLFAGDGRTLIALPDFRSVARWDMATGSQVAGFPVEPPAGLAGALSFDGNWLAVSGGPNDPHHAIRLWDTRTGDGRGQLLGHKQGVRSLAFSTDGRTLASSSDDSTTKLWNLASLQELLSVRKVGLVLSDLAFSPDDQWLTGAGGWPMGNGGIHVFRAPRTGIGSSAGP
- a CDS encoding WYL domain-containing protein encodes the protein MMQIHRALQAGHHPNATRLAGELEVCVKTVHRDIDFMRDRLGLPVEYDAVRNGYRYTEEVGSFPSLQISEGELFALMVAEKALQQYRGTPFEERLVSALRKLERALPDTVSLNLSEWDHAISFRTSAEPIVAAAVMEGLAGAIQERRQLRLLYRKPGAREVEPRVVDPYQLANVNGDWYLFAYDHLRKAIRTFVPARVLEATPTGATFKRPDRFVLERQLRDSFGIFSSDGRFEVRIRFDETVADYIREKRWHPSQRLTDLPDGGLELRLSLGSLVEIQRWVLGWGGHAVALEPPELVEQVRQAAVRILERGQDLAGSGGESRM
- a CDS encoding 3-isopropylmalate dehydrogenase, which codes for MKSYQIAVIPGDGTGPEVTREALKVLDAAAQKFSLKFDYTHYDLGGDRYLRTGEALPDSVLVELRKFPAILLGAIGHPDVKPGILEKGILLRTRFELEQYINLRPVKLYDERFCPLKDKKPEHIDFVVVRENNEGLYAGAGGSLFKGSPHEVAVQESINTRRGVERCLRYAFEFTRRRNRARKLTLCGKTNVLTYAFDLWFRAFEELGQQEYPDVNRDYAHVDATTMWFVKNPEWFDVIVTDNMFGDIITDLGAMIQGGMGIAAGGNINPTGTSMFEPIGGSAPKYTGKNVINPLAAIAAAQMLLEFLGETTAGEAIEKAIIGVVRDKLKDLAAGRMGYSTSEVGDLVAAAL
- the lepB gene encoding signal peptidase I, whose amino-acid sequence is MSPTFRSGDLLIVNRLAYRDAPPRRGDVVVASHRDDTLVKRVVGLPGEEVEVRQGTLLIDGRRLDPDHPIREGLLTIGRGRLAEGRFAVLGDNFALPANQLVHAVVAEDRIQGRVVGTVRWWRFGWETDEPSAIETDRGRLAGRLAPDIETGTANGDSRAAPAG
- a CDS encoding PEP-CTERM sorting domain-containing protein translates to MSAIALLAALLGSGAFVAQAAVVYSGPLDIDIDRFDAPTISIDLNGGGNDFHFFVDELPDGASQNVEVTGAIPHLILIANVAENTVIGPDTTGYASSGALGFWEESPPSTGGPFLATRGFLPIALNTGTPGDYQFGWIDYSVAPDANTATIHGWAYNTDVNATILAGQVPEPATAAVAFALIGLGVAGVRQWRRRQS